The stretch of DNA GGCCTAATTTGTGAAAGTATATGACAGATGTAGTctaaagtttttacttttatcagtTCATTTGTTGATAACAGATGCTTTTTAGGCCAATGCAGTGCTTGTGTAGCAGACTAGTAAAGAAGCATGCCAGCATTGAGGCATTGCCAATCGAACTTATTAAATCTCAGTCTTATATCTGTGATTGTATTAGTCTGAGATGCTCTGACAGTCTAATGGTGTTTCCTCTCTAATACCTACTTCCTCCAGGGTCTTGCATAAGGCCCTCATGTTGATTAAATTAGCTGGAGAGCTAATAGAATCTGTCCAAGAATTGGTCCCCCTGTTGCGACTGTACAGTGTGTCTTTTATGTTCAGCTCTCCTAACAACAACACACTGTGTTGCTTCTTAAAAGGTTCCCTGACTGCGTCATTACTCCGATACCGTCTCACTTTCTTTAACTACGTAGCAGTTATTGACTTTCGCCATGTTGTTGTGCCGGAGGGAGTctcttcctccatttttgtcttcatttgtctAATAATTTCCCTCTGGGCacgtatgtgtgcgtgtatgtgtgttgtgtatcAGGTGGTGTTGGATAACACGGCTCTTAATCGCATCGCAACAGACAGACTGCATATCCAGAACCCCTCGTTCTCCCAGATCAATCAGCTGGTGAGTGAGACATCACACAGTTTTACAGCCTCTACCACCCCCAAATGTTTTCTCAGCTTGTCAGTCAGCAGGTTTTAGTTTTAGCTCTAGCCTAAAGCCTACCTGACTGTATTTGAACAAAGACAAATGTTGAGACAGACTGTGCTAGACATGTGTTGCTCACTACAAAAATTATGAGATTCACAAACTAGTTTGGCAAGTCAGTTGCATGTCAGACTGGATTTCAGCTCACCAAATGGTATGTCAGCTTGTTTGACAAGAGCCACACACAAAGAGATAAAAtctccattcattcattcattcattcattcctttatttatttccaaGCTTGGGGTCGATTCactattttcattaatttttttttttcgtgcaAAATGCCgattaaaacattaaactttaTCAGGACTTTATCTTGAAGACATCCAAGCAAGAAAAATAAGTGCACTACCTGAAAGGCTGTCATAATTAAGACCAGGGACATCCAGTTtcagcagagagagcagaaaacatCACCTGCTGTGATGTGTTTCTTGACAAGACATCAGCCTGATATCCTTATCTACCCAGCAGGAACAGATTGAATGAATCAGAATCTGCATACATTCGACTCGCATCGATACACCTCTCGTAACCAGATAATACTTAATATAGTTCAATACTGTCACTCTTGTTGATGCCATCTTGAAATTCCCTACAAGGTACCCAGAGCTAGCTAGCCACCTGGAGttacaacagtcctgtaaactgCAACAGGTGCAAATCCACtcatttgtcagtttattaggaacacctagataaaactaatgcagtctaatacaacagtcctgcaataaatcctatcttcatgaaggttataatgttcagtttgtgttgaaattgATTTAGAGAGGTCTAGATtcaactttgttttcattttggaggctgtagcttgtgatgctgttgaactatatttcattaaacagagagatgtttctgttattttgcctGCCCTtgttgatataaatggggtttCGTGATATAAACAATTTACAAattgtgcaaaaacaaaaattctgaATGAATCAAATTCATTCAAGGTATCATCAAGCCCTAACTCTTTTTAACGTATTTGCAAGCTCTAACCAGTTACTTTAAAGGCTCTGTGTCTGATTGAACCTTCATACACACAGGTTTCCACCATCATGTCTGCAAGCACAACCACCCTACGCTATCCGGGCTACATGAACAACGACCTTATTGGCCTGATTGCATCCCTCATCCCCACGCCCCGCCTGCACTTCCTTATGACTGGGTACACACCACTCACTACCGACCAGTCGGTGAGTTGTCAGACTACTGaaagaaattaaagcaaacTGAGAAACATTTGTTCACTCTTCATTCAGTCCACAAAATGGCATCCAAAACATAGagtgcaaaatgttttcaggttAATCAAGTATCAGTCGATTGTGATTAAAAATCTTCTTTATCAAAATACTGAGCATCTCTAAGACGTCGACTTTTGATTTAATCACCCTACTGTGTCCCAGGTTGCTAGCGTGAGGAAAACCACAGTGCTGGATGTGATGAGGAGGCTTCTGCAACCCAAGAATGTGATGGTGTCCACGGGAAGAGAGAGGCAGCCGAGCCACTGCTACATCGCCATCCTCAACATCATCCAGGGAGAGGTCGACcccacacaggtgtgtgtgtgtgtgtgtgtgtgtgtgtgtgtgtgtgtgtgtgtgtgtgtgtgtgtgtgtgtgtgtgtgtgtgtgtgtgtgtgtgtgtatgaggtgTCAAACTATAACCTTATGAGTTCCACTTTTCCTAACATGTCTGGAGAGTATATAAACCAGTTTCAACTTACTCTACTGTAGGTGCATAAAAGCCTCCAGAGGATCCGAGAACGTAAACTTGCCAGCTTCATTCCCTGGGGTCCTGCCAGCATCCAGGTGGCATTGTCCAGGAAGTCCCCATACCTGCCCTCGGCCCACCGAGTCAGTGGTCTGATGATGGCCAACCACACAAGCATCTCCTCTGTAAGTGCTCATCAGAGTTTCGTGACCTCAGGCAGTTCAGTTGCATTCTCCTCCAGCGTACACTCAAGATAAGCATTGTCCTAAAAGTGAagttgagctgctgctgcagcagcagtccAAGGGAAATTCCACAAAAATCAGGCTTTGGACTGTTACGCTGCCAGACTAGACATCTCCTCAAAACTGTAAacgttcttttttctttttgctggtTTAAAACTTGAGCTGTCAGGTGTGAAGGAAATTCCCTCCCGTGATGTCATTAAATAACTTAATCTGAGGTAATTGAGAAAACCTTTGCAGTCAGTCATATTACAATGCCGGAATTTCTCTTTtggcttttccctttttttcctcattactTTAGGTCTGGAAGTTAAGTAAGGGGAACTACAGTCCTCTAAGGAAGTTCCATATAGGTCATagatgtcatttcattttttattttcattttcctttcttgtaacaagaaaggaaaatgaaaataaaaaaacaaaacaaagtgtgcaGGCTGAATCTGAAACGTAACCTCTTTCAGGGAGTTTTGATGTCCTCTTTGTTGCTGTCCCACAGCTGTTTGAGCGGACGTGTCGGCAGTATGACAAACTGCGTAAGCGTGAGGCCTTCCTGGAGCAGTTCCGCAAAGAGGACATATTCAAGGACAACTTTGATGAGCTGGACAACTCTCGTGAAGTCGTCCAGCAGCTGGTGGACGAGTACAGTGCAGCCACGCGGCCTGACTACATTTCCTGGGGCACACAAGAACAGTGAATGGACTTACAGGTCTTGTATCTCAGCTAAAACTCAGTCAATGTACATTCATAGCTCGTTTATTCTAACTCAGTTTACGTCCCTTATACATAGGTGTCCCAAAATAAACAGGTATTCGGCTTTAGCTGCTTCTCTGAAAATTTATTTATTGgctttttacagtatgtaatagtatggtgtgtatgtgtttcaaaGTTCACTCTGAGGGATGAGTGTTAACACCCACCGTCATTATAtcaactaaaatgtaaaatagtaAATTCTCAAATCCAGTTTATATAAATCAATCCTCAGCTTAATTGTCCTGTGACGTGAAAGTAAGAGTACTTCTTCCCTGCAAGTCTGTGCAGAAAGCATCAATAATGTGTCTTCTACAAAACaatctttaaatgtttgttaatagttgttttgttttttttcctttctcctaaACTCAGCGCTGCCCCCTTGTagccatttctttctttctttcagaaaTATAAGTTAACCTGTTGCCTTGTTTTGGTCGGTTTTTTTACTTCGCACAGTAACTCTAGTACAGCTGATCTACAGTGAAAGGTCCACAGCCTACAAAATGACGGCCTTCAATAATGGGAGTAGGAATGGTAGAATGTGTTGCATGATGGTAAATGTAGGTTCTTATATCCCAGACGTTTCTGACATGGAGCTTTGTACCATCTGTCTGCTGCAGATACACACAACTCATTTGTCACCGCTGTACATGACCAAGTGCCATATGAACTgcaatgacatttttaacagCATTTGTCACCTACAGTAAAGAGAGTAACAGTTTGCACAGATGAACACAGTGTACAAGGATGGATCTCGTTTTAACACTTCATCTCTATGCTTGTAAATATACTTTAAAGAATAGCTGGTTCACTGGCATTCCCTGCATCCTCTCAATGAATATACTGTTCCATGTTGCTTTGCTTGTTGGACctgtttaaaatgatgaataaacacattttctattattttttcattttcaatgcGTTTTTGCTCCGATCACACTTGGTCATTTTGCTTTCCTTTAGTTTCTTTCATGCAAAAGGATGAAACAGCCTTTTCTCCCTCACCTGGAGCTGCTGTGTCTTGGTGGCCGTTCATCTAACTCAGTTAAGGCTCATTACCACAGTGGAACGTAGAGGCACTTAGCAACGCTTGCTCAACCAGCTATTGTTTTTAACCAGAACAGCTTGGGGGGGAGGTAGCTCTCAACTCTGCTGCTGGCGCCAAACTTAAGCCTTTTATAAAATGTGCTTTGCTGAAAACAATAGTCTTACACTGCTTCACTAGTCGAGgcacaaaaaaagcacattttctgaaaatgaaacgGGGGAAATGAGGGCTGAGGCTGAAAACAATAGTACCAAAGACCAAATATGGTAAAATggtgctgtttttattaattacatacagtatttatagtttttattgCACTTCCAAGttagttaaaaacaaacaatagtGCAATTAACTATACACGCATTACATAAAAAGGTACCGTGCAGCATACAAACAAGCGTAATACAAAGCAACAACATctgcagtttgatttttttttttttttttttttctttcttttcatacATGTAGCTCGGAGCTGCctgcagctgcagtaaaaaaaaaaagacctgctTCTGAGCAGGAGACAGGGCTGACTGTGCAATGACTCATCAAGGCTGTCCACAGTGGGAAGATTTTAGTTTTGAGGCTGGTTATCGCATGGGGTTGAGAAGCAGACAGTACTGtaaaattatctttaaaaagCCAATTATTTGTCTCAGATTTCTTAATGGTTATCCACTATAATAAAATAAGGTGTACAATGTATACCCCAGGAGGTCTTCATATTGTAACGTATTCAagtgtaaagaaaaatgaataaatgtgaaaacgGTCAAATATAAATTGGGGGCATCTGTCCGCTTCGGTATAATTTCTTGTTATAAaagcttattaaaaaaaaaaaaaaaaatcatctttggTCCATGCTCAAACCCATGACTTGGCAAAACTTTGGTTTCAAACTACAACAATGAACACAAAGAAAGCTACACAGGATTTACACATCTGAACTGCTTTAGGGAGCAGAACCAGAAGCATTCAGGGCTCTGATCAGTTAAAGCAAACCTAATATCAAAATGCACCTGGGTCTGCATTTAAGACATAAAGGACggtaaaaaataacaaagtcTGCATAAATTATA from Xiphias gladius isolate SHS-SW01 ecotype Sanya breed wild chromosome 3, ASM1685928v1, whole genome shotgun sequence encodes:
- the tubg1 gene encoding tubulin gamma-1 chain is translated as MPREIITLQLGQCGNQIGFEFWKQLCAEHGISPEGIVEEFATEGTDRKDVFFYQADDEHYIPRAVLLDLEPRVIHTILNSPYANLYNPENIYLSEHGGGAGNNWASGYSQGKKIQEDIFDIIDREADGSDSLEGFVLCHSIAGGTGSGLGSYLLEKLNDRYPKKLVQTYSVFPNQDEMSDVVVQPYNSLLTLKRLTQNADCVVVLDNTALNRIATDRLHIQNPSFSQINQLVSTIMSASTTTLRYPGYMNNDLIGLIASLIPTPRLHFLMTGYTPLTTDQSVASVRKTTVLDVMRRLLQPKNVMVSTGRERQPSHCYIAILNIIQGEVDPTQVHKSLQRIRERKLASFIPWGPASIQVALSRKSPYLPSAHRVSGLMMANHTSISSLFERTCRQYDKLRKREAFLEQFRKEDIFKDNFDELDNSREVVQQLVDEYSAATRPDYISWGTQEQ